One window from the genome of Pseudomonadota bacterium encodes:
- a CDS encoding efflux RND transporter periplasmic adaptor subunit codes for MRKIIPALFLIMAFFSMPALAEGQKYTCPMHPHYIADRPGSCPICGMDLVALDAEEESSGSDAADTSSSSAPSGEKKILYWQAPMNPNYRSDKPGKSPMGMDLVPVYGDGSEGKKKDPNARTAVTIAPETIQNTGVRTEQAQMAAFGTAVRSYGDVTENVRLQTDIAGRVSGWVQDLKFKAEGDEVKKGELLFTLDSPELISAQQDYISALQTGVQGRIGAAERRLRSLGVQNSVIKTIRKNRKAEIYMPFYAESDGVISMISIREGTYVKPGMMVMQIQDYASVWAEVSIAEQDIPYIDETTKVMVSFPNLGIQETRAKIDYIYPTIDRATRTGRVRLVLDNPDNILKPGAYADVEFETGVERRLSIPSDAILKSKDGDFVVVALNESRFQPRRILAGLKYKGRTEVLKGLAENDNVVVSGQFLIDSESSLRESFRKMQRMQRPLHLLEVGDDQMAMIDHLADAALYIHEELMEGRTPNPKMIMPAITLGDHLMPVFRGTKLQFVLEDAEDALVKAKDSLTDMEWQTSLNELVTALKPWLLEGRPQYYKDKGLKLYMAHGLDKYWLQLDEEVQNPYGEGHPMKMDWPDKVVEAANDTEAPEEAEAAERSAGGGHGGH; via the coding sequence ATGAGAAAAATAATCCCGGCCCTGTTTCTGATCATGGCCTTCTTTTCGATGCCCGCTTTGGCGGAAGGGCAAAAATACACCTGCCCGATGCATCCGCATTACATTGCCGACCGGCCGGGCAGCTGTCCGATTTGCGGTATGGATTTGGTTGCTCTTGATGCGGAAGAAGAAAGCAGCGGTTCTGACGCGGCTGATACTTCTTCATCCTCAGCGCCATCCGGCGAGAAGAAAATTCTCTACTGGCAAGCGCCGATGAACCCGAATTACAGAAGTGATAAACCGGGAAAATCACCGATGGGCATGGATCTGGTGCCGGTTTACGGCGATGGCAGCGAGGGCAAAAAGAAAGACCCTAACGCACGAACGGCAGTTACGATTGCGCCTGAAACCATCCAAAACACAGGCGTGCGGACGGAGCAAGCGCAAATGGCGGCGTTTGGAACAGCCGTGCGCAGCTATGGCGATGTGACTGAAAATGTCCGTCTGCAGACCGATATTGCGGGGCGCGTGTCCGGCTGGGTACAGGATTTGAAATTCAAGGCTGAAGGCGATGAGGTTAAAAAAGGCGAATTGCTGTTTACGCTGGATAGCCCGGAGTTGATCTCGGCGCAGCAGGATTATATCAGTGCGCTGCAAACAGGCGTTCAGGGACGGATCGGCGCGGCGGAAAGACGGCTGCGTTCGCTCGGCGTGCAGAACTCTGTGATTAAGACGATCCGCAAAAACCGCAAGGCTGAAATCTATATGCCGTTTTATGCGGAAAGCGACGGCGTGATCAGCATGATCAGCATTCGTGAAGGCACCTATGTGAAGCCCGGCATGATGGTGATGCAGATACAGGATTATGCCTCCGTCTGGGCCGAGGTCAGCATTGCCGAACAGGATATTCCTTATATTGATGAAACGACCAAGGTTATGGTGTCTTTCCCCAATCTTGGCATTCAGGAAACGCGGGCGAAGATTGATTATATTTACCCCACCATTGACCGTGCCACGCGCACTGGCCGTGTGCGGCTGGTGCTGGATAATCCGGATAACATCCTAAAGCCTGGTGCCTATGCCGATGTGGAATTTGAAACGGGCGTGGAGCGCCGCCTGTCAATCCCCAGCGATGCGATCCTGAAAAGCAAGGACGGCGATTTTGTCGTGGTGGCCTTGAATGAATCCCGGTTTCAGCCGCGTAGAATTTTGGCGGGTCTGAAATATAAAGGCCGGACGGAAGTGCTGAAAGGCCTGGCCGAGAATGACAATGTCGTGGTCAGCGGGCAGTTCCTGATTGATTCCGAAAGCTCGCTGCGGGAATCCTTCCGCAAGATGCAGCGCATGCAAAGACCGTTGCATCTGCTTGAGGTCGGCGATGACCAGATGGCAATGATCGATCATCTGGCCGATGCCGCGCTTTATATCCATGAAGAATTGATGGAAGGCCGTACGCCCAACCCGAAAATGATCATGCCGGCGATAACGCTGGGCGATCATTTGATGCCGGTCTTCCGGGGCACGAAACTGCAATTCGTTCTGGAAGATGCGGAAGATGCGCTTGTCAAAGCCAAGGACAGCCTGACCGATATGGAATGGCAAACCAGCCTGAATGAGTTGGTGACGGCCTTAAAACCGTGGCTGCTGGAAGGCCGTCCGCAATATTACAAGGATAAGGGCTTAAAGCTTTATATGGCGCACGGTCTGGACAAATACTGGCTGCAGCTGGATGAAGAGGTGCAGAACCCTTACGGCGAAGGTCATCCGATGAAGATGGACTGGCCGGATAAGGTTGTTGAAGCCGCAAATGATACAGAAGCCCCTGAAGAGGCGGAAGCGGCAGAACGTTCAGCAGGAGGCGGCCATGGCGGACATTGA
- a CDS encoding efflux RND transporter permease subunit, whose amino-acid sequence MADIDNQAPGGDDHLSHDPTKSFVAKVIDWSVHNQLLVGMMMIALLVAGILAVQKTPLDAIPDMSDTQVIIRTDFAGQSPQIVEDLVTYPLSTTMLGLPKTKDVRGFSMFGSSFVYIIFEDDVDQYWARSRVIEALSKIQGDLPDAAKPQIGPDATGVGWVYQYALVDKSGTYDLAQLRSLQDWFLKFELATVPGVSEVASVGGFVKEYQVLIDPNRLRAFNVPLKRLMEAVRNASMEAGGRVIEKGEMEMMIRSKGYVTKLDELQKVVVYAQDGAPVRLQDVARVIEGPELRRGVTELNGEGEVVAGVVVMRAGENALHVIEGVKEKIEELQHGLPEGIEIVSVYDRAPLIEGAVEYLVEKLIEEAIVVALISFIFLLHVRSAFVAIVTLPLGVLAAFIVMSAQGITANIMSLGGIAIAIGAMVDASIVMVENAHRKLSELPKDASREDKNAAILLATKEVGPGLFFSLLIITVSFLPVFALTGQSYRLFAPLAFTKTYAMAFASILSVTIVPVLMLWLIRGKIRKEEENPINRWFIHLYEPILKLALKRKWLTVLIAAGLLGSMAIPLAKTGSEFMPALYEGELLYMPTTLPGVSITKAKEILQQSNRLIKTIPEVHHVFGKVGRADSATDPAPISMIETWIRLKPRDEWRKGLDADGLIKELNNRVKIPGVVNSWGYPIKIRMDMISTGIRTPIGIKIAGDDLNVIGRVALDIEAAVKDVPGTRSAFADRVTGGKYLEIEPDRDELARRNIDLGVFQKIIQTALGGMKMAESIQGRERYNIMLRYDRPFREDPEDLADILVPTPQGQHIPLGELAKIEFVEGPPMIKSENARLTGWVFVDIEDRDIGTYVKEAQKIVAEKVDLPAGYALIWSGQFEQMLEAAARMKIAVPAAIFIIFTLLMVHFGRLDRTLIIMLSLPFGLIGGVWALYLAGYNFSVAVGVGFIALAGIAVETAVVMLLYIDHQVREHPPKTKQDLLEDVIHGAVLRVRPKLMTVSVILAGLAPIFITEGLGSDVMRRIALPMVGGMISTTILTLIFIPVVYYLWEGRRFKPAEIKKDEQEALSHEA is encoded by the coding sequence ATGGCGGACATTGATAACCAAGCGCCGGGCGGAGACGATCACCTTTCTCATGACCCGACGAAATCTTTTGTTGCCAAAGTCATAGACTGGTCGGTGCATAACCAGCTGCTGGTCGGCATGATGATGATTGCGTTGCTGGTGGCAGGCATATTGGCTGTGCAGAAAACGCCGCTTGATGCCATTCCTGATATGTCGGATACGCAGGTGATTATCCGCACCGATTTTGCCGGGCAATCGCCGCAGATCGTTGAGGATCTGGTGACCTACCCGCTATCTACCACCATGCTTGGTTTGCCGAAAACGAAAGATGTGCGCGGCTTTTCCATGTTCGGCAGTTCCTTTGTATACATTATTTTTGAAGATGACGTGGATCAATACTGGGCGCGAAGCCGTGTCATCGAGGCTTTATCCAAGATCCAGGGCGATTTGCCGGATGCGGCCAAGCCGCAAATCGGGCCGGATGCCACCGGTGTCGGCTGGGTGTATCAATATGCGCTTGTTGATAAAAGTGGCACTTATGATTTGGCACAGCTGCGCAGCCTGCAGGATTGGTTCTTAAAATTTGAGCTGGCGACTGTGCCCGGCGTGTCGGAGGTGGCTTCGGTCGGTGGGTTTGTGAAGGAATATCAGGTCTTGATCGATCCTAACCGTTTGCGCGCCTTTAACGTGCCGCTGAAACGGCTGATGGAAGCGGTCAGGAATGCCAGTATGGAAGCCGGTGGCCGGGTCATTGAAAAGGGCGAGATGGAGATGATGATCCGCTCCAAAGGCTATGTCACCAAACTGGATGAACTTCAGAAGGTTGTGGTCTATGCTCAGGACGGCGCGCCTGTAAGGCTGCAGGATGTCGCCCGCGTGATTGAAGGACCGGAGCTTAGGCGCGGTGTGACAGAGCTTAACGGCGAAGGCGAGGTTGTGGCCGGGGTCGTGGTGATGCGCGCCGGGGAGAACGCCCTGCATGTGATTGAGGGCGTGAAGGAAAAGATTGAAGAATTGCAGCACGGCCTGCCGGAAGGGATCGAGATTGTTTCGGTTTATGACCGTGCGCCGCTGATTGAGGGCGCTGTTGAGTATCTGGTGGAGAAGCTGATTGAGGAAGCTATCGTTGTGGCCTTGATCTCGTTTATTTTCCTTCTCCATGTGAGATCGGCTTTTGTGGCGATTGTGACTTTGCCCCTTGGCGTTCTGGCCGCTTTTATCGTGATGTCGGCGCAAGGGATCACAGCCAATATAATGTCACTGGGGGGAATTGCGATTGCGATTGGCGCGATGGTGGATGCCTCGATTGTCATGGTTGAAAATGCGCACCGAAAACTTTCGGAACTTCCCAAGGATGCTTCGCGTGAGGATAAAAACGCGGCCATTTTACTGGCGACCAAGGAAGTCGGTCCGGGGCTGTTTTTCTCATTATTGATCATTACCGTCTCGTTTCTGCCCGTCTTTGCTTTGACCGGACAGTCTTACCGTTTATTTGCGCCGCTGGCCTTTACCAAGACCTATGCGATGGCGTTTGCCTCTATCCTGTCGGTGACGATTGTGCCGGTGCTGATGCTTTGGCTTATTCGCGGCAAGATCCGCAAAGAGGAAGAAAACCCGATCAACCGCTGGTTCATTCACCTCTATGAGCCGATTCTGAAGCTGGCCTTAAAACGCAAATGGCTGACGGTTTTGATTGCCGCCGGACTTTTAGGCTCGATGGCCATACCTTTAGCCAAAACCGGATCTGAATTCATGCCCGCGCTGTATGAGGGTGAGTTGCTTTATATGCCAACCACACTGCCCGGCGTGTCCATCACCAAGGCCAAGGAAATTCTCCAGCAATCAAACCGCCTGATTAAAACCATTCCTGAGGTGCATCATGTCTTCGGTAAGGTGGGTCGCGCCGATAGTGCCACGGACCCGGCCCCGATCTCCATGATTGAAACATGGATCAGGCTGAAACCGCGCGATGAATGGCGTAAGGGGCTGGATGCGGACGGGTTGATCAAGGAGCTGAATAATCGCGTCAAAATCCCGGGCGTGGTCAATTCATGGGGCTATCCGATTAAAATCCGTATGGACATGATTTCCACCGGCATTCGTACCCCGATTGGGATTAAGATTGCCGGAGATGATCTCAATGTCATAGGCCGCGTGGCTTTGGATATCGAGGCAGCTGTGAAAGACGTGCCGGGCACGCGCTCTGCTTTTGCTGACAGGGTCACAGGCGGGAAATACCTGGAGATTGAACCCGACCGGGATGAGTTGGCGCGGCGCAATATCGACCTTGGCGTATTCCAAAAGATTATTCAGACGGCGCTGGGCGGCATGAAAATGGCGGAATCCATTCAGGGACGTGAGCGCTATAATATCATGTTGCGCTATGACCGTCCGTTTCGTGAAGATCCGGAAGATCTGGCCGATATTCTGGTGCCGACGCCGCAAGGCCAGCATATTCCGCTGGGTGAGTTGGCGAAAATAGAGTTCGTCGAAGGCCCTCCCATGATCAAGTCGGAAAATGCCCGCCTGACCGGCTGGGTGTTTGTCGATATTGAAGACCGGGATATTGGCACCTACGTTAAGGAAGCGCAGAAAATTGTGGCGGAGAAAGTCGATCTCCCCGCTGGTTATGCCTTGATCTGGTCGGGACAGTTTGAGCAGATGTTAGAGGCTGCGGCGCGTATGAAAATCGCTGTTCCTGCCGCTATCTTTATTATCTTTACGCTGTTGATGGTGCATTTCGGGCGGCTGGACAGAACGCTGATTATCATGCTCTCGCTCCCCTTTGGTTTGATCGGCGGGGTCTGGGCGCTATATCTGGCCGGATATAATTTCTCGGTCGCGGTCGGTGTCGGCTTTATCGCGCTGGCCGGGATTGCGGTGGAAACCGCCGTAGTGATGTTGCTTTATATCGATCACCAGGTACGGGAACATCCACCAAAAACCAAGCAGGATTTGCTTGAAGATGTGATCCATGGCGCGGTGCTGCGTGTCCGGCCGAAATTGATGACGGTCTCCGTTATTCTGGCAGGTCTGGCGCCGATCTTTATCACAGAAGGCTTAGGGTCTGATGTTATGCGCCGCATCGCCCTGCCGATGGTCGGTGGCATGATCAGCACAACCATTCTCACGCTCATTTTCATCCCGGTTGTCTATTACCTCTGGGAAGGACGGCGGTTTAAGCCAGCGGAAATCAAAAAAGACGAACAGGAAGCGCTGTCGCATGAAGCATGA
- a CDS encoding APC family permease, which translates to MKHDHSTQYKENSLSLVGAVSMGTAVIIGAGIFALTGQIAELGGQWFPLAFLVAAVVTAFSAYSYVKMSNAYPSAGGIAMFLEKAYGKGTITAGGALLMYFSMVINESLVARTFGSYTIQLFDVGKDSWLIPVLGVGLLLFAFFINISGNRLIGTFSFVMSVLKIGGIAVFGIVGLWLSGFSLESFSVAPAQPSGASGFLAAVALAILSYKGFTTITNSGSEIVDPHRNVGRAIIISIAICVVVYFLVALAVAGNLSLPEIIAAKNFALAEAARPVLGDFGLWFTVALAIIATVSGVIASAFAVSRMLAMLTDMKLVPHSHFGMPGDIQKHTLVYTIILAIFLTVFFDLSRIASLGAIFYLIMDIAVHWGVLRYLRKDVKANVLVLITAIVMDIAVLGAFLIIKVQTDMLVIYVALAGIIFIFGAEKLFLSTSSNPDGGADKP; encoded by the coding sequence ATGAAGCATGATCACTCCACGCAATATAAAGAAAACAGTTTAAGTCTGGTTGGGGCTGTCTCTATGGGGACAGCTGTTATCATCGGCGCAGGGATCTTTGCGCTGACCGGCCAGATTGCCGAGCTGGGCGGGCAGTGGTTTCCCCTGGCCTTTCTGGTTGCGGCTGTTGTGACCGCTTTTAGTGCTTATTCCTATGTGAAAATGTCGAATGCTTATCCATCCGCTGGGGGTATCGCAATGTTTCTGGAGAAGGCCTACGGTAAGGGCACAATCACGGCTGGCGGAGCATTATTGATGTATTTCTCAATGGTGATCAATGAAAGCCTGGTCGCGCGAACATTTGGCTCCTACACCATACAGCTCTTTGATGTTGGTAAAGACAGCTGGCTCATTCCGGTTTTGGGTGTCGGCCTTTTGTTGTTCGCCTTTTTCATCAATATTTCTGGTAACCGCTTGATCGGAACATTCTCGTTTGTTATGTCAGTGCTGAAAATCGGTGGGATTGCCGTATTTGGTATTGTTGGGCTGTGGTTATCGGGCTTTTCGTTAGAGAGTTTTTCCGTTGCCCCCGCACAGCCATCCGGTGCGAGCGGATTCTTAGCTGCGGTTGCCTTGGCGATTTTATCTTATAAAGGCTTTACGACCATCACAAATAGCGGCTCGGAGATTGTTGACCCGCACCGCAATGTCGGGCGGGCGATTATTATTTCTATTGCCATCTGCGTTGTTGTTTATTTTTTGGTGGCGTTGGCTGTAGCTGGTAACTTATCATTACCTGAAATTATTGCTGCGAAAAATTTTGCTCTGGCGGAGGCGGCGCGCCCTGTTCTGGGTGATTTTGGATTATGGTTTACCGTCGCCTTAGCGATTATTGCGACAGTTTCAGGAGTGATTGCTAGTGCTTTTGCAGTTTCCAGGATGCTCGCTATGCTCACCGATATGAAGTTGGTTCCACATAGTCATTTCGGAATGCCAGGCGATATTCAAAAGCACACACTTGTTTATACGATTATTCTGGCGATCTTTCTTACGGTGTTTTTTGATCTCAGCCGGATTGCTTCTCTTGGTGCAATTTTTTATCTCATCATGGATATTGCCGTTCATTGGGGTGTGCTCCGATATTTGCGCAAGGATGTGAAGGCTAATGTGCTTGTCCTGATTACCGCGATCGTAATGGATATTGCAGTGCTGGGCGCATTTCTGATAATAAAAGTGCAGACGGATATGCTGGTGATATATGTAGCTCTCGCCGGAATAATTTTTATATTTG